The proteins below are encoded in one region of Clostridium fermenticellae:
- a CDS encoding excinuclease ATPase subunit has protein sequence MSYGAYFMYYKCPKCGKKFKYSLDADKQDVFGQCDICHVSGVLIGEGCNEPENKIEYEDISD, from the coding sequence ATGAGTTATGGTGCATATTTTATGTATTATAAATGTCCTAAATGCGGCAAAAAATTCAAATATTCTTTAGATGCGGATAAACAAGATGTATTTGGACAGTGTGATATTTGCCATGTTTCTGGAGTTTTAATTGGTGAAGGTTGTAATGAACCAGAAAATAAAATTGAGTATGAAGATATCTCTGATTAA
- a CDS encoding GntR family transcriptional regulator: MDYILSNDKPISDNEVYMDIRNRILRLELEPGQKISENQMSSEYSISRFVIRNAFKKLNQLGLITVYPQRGTYVSLIDLAYIEDLLVLRTAVEKEVLCEMFTRIEKNLRMELVNKLEENLQEQQAFKDMKSYEKRLRELDYEFHKIMVDSVKRYGLVKILNDPMIHIARWRNFDVAFVRKMPKLIGEHRKIIDAIREDNLNDAQQAIGKHLETNKKMIDMAKRKYPQYFPK; the protein is encoded by the coding sequence ATGGATTATATTTTAAGCAATGATAAGCCAATTAGTGACAATGAAGTGTATATGGATATAAGAAATAGAATATTAAGACTGGAATTGGAACCCGGACAGAAAATAAGTGAAAATCAAATGAGTAGTGAGTATTCTATTTCTAGATTTGTAATTAGGAATGCTTTTAAAAAGTTAAACCAGTTAGGGTTAATAACTGTTTATCCTCAAAGAGGAACCTATGTAAGTTTAATAGACCTAGCTTATATAGAGGATTTACTGGTACTCCGAACTGCAGTGGAAAAAGAAGTATTATGTGAAATGTTTACAAGAATTGAAAAAAATTTACGTATGGAATTGGTAAATAAACTTGAGGAAAATTTACAAGAACAGCAGGCTTTCAAAGACATGAAATCGTATGAAAAGAGATTAAGGGAGTTGGACTATGAATTTCATAAAATTATGGTCGACAGTGTGAAAAGGTATGGATTGGTGAAAATTTTAAATGATCCAATGATCCATATTGCTAGATGGCGTAATTTTGATGTCGCATTTGTACGTAAGATGCCAAAATTAATAGGCGAGCATAGAAAAATTATAGATGCAATTAGAGAAGATAATTTGAATGACGCGCAACAAGCTATAGGGAAGCATCTGGAAACTAACAAAAAAATGATTGATATGGCTAAGAGAAAATATCCTCAGTATTTTCCAAAGTAG
- a CDS encoding methyl-accepting chemotaxis protein, with protein MLGLNASIESSRAGEFGKGFSVVASEMRKLAKLTGGSSERVSKTLMVMNDSVENIRKITEQLYSISQEQLAETEEITAVLEKITSDSGKLLDLSKIV; from the coding sequence TTGCTGGGACTTAATGCATCTATTGAATCATCAAGAGCTGGTGAATTTGGTAAGGGATTTTCGGTAGTTGCGAGTGAAATGAGAAAGTTAGCCAAATTAACTGGTGGGTCATCTGAAAGGGTGTCAAAAACCCTAATGGTTATGAATGATTCTGTTGAAAATATTAGAAAAATTACAGAACAACTGTATTCAATTTCTCAGGAACAATTAGCTGAAACTGAAGAAATTACTGCGGTATTAGAAAAAATAACTTCAGATTCAGGAAAATTATTAGATTTATCAAAAATAGTATAG
- a CDS encoding 2-hydroxyacyl-CoA dehydratase subunit D, with product MAALDELLKKFHEIASNPKKQFKSYLKDGKKVVICAPVYTPEEIVHSMGFVPMGAWGADIEIKEAKKYFPAFICSILQSVLELGIKGEYDGVSAIIVPSLCDSLKCLGQNWKYAVKDIPFIPMTYPQNRANEVGKQFTKAGYERVVKDLEAATGETFSEEKLKKSIEIYNAHNAAMRCISDLLIDYPQITASVRSDIFKSSYFMTKEEHTELLNELIEVLKKSDNVENKKIKIVTSGILADSKNLLKILDDNNMQIVADDVAAESRQYRVDTKSMPSSLDALSEKFSEMGNCSVLYDVDKKRADYIVQLVKRTGAKGVLIFMTKFCDPEEFDYVFVKRALDAAEIPSALIEVDRQMVNYEQAKTIIETFKDMLS from the coding sequence ATGGCTGCATTAGATGAATTATTAAAAAAATTTCACGAGATTGCTTCAAATCCAAAGAAGCAGTTTAAATCATATCTTAAAGATGGTAAAAAGGTAGTTATTTGTGCTCCTGTTTATACACCTGAGGAAATTGTTCATTCTATGGGATTTGTACCTATGGGGGCATGGGGAGCAGATATTGAAATTAAAGAAGCAAAAAAATATTTTCCGGCATTTATATGCAGTATATTGCAATCTGTTCTAGAGCTCGGAATTAAAGGTGAGTATGATGGAGTGTCTGCTATTATAGTTCCTTCACTTTGTGACTCACTAAAATGCCTTGGGCAAAATTGGAAATATGCTGTAAAGGATATTCCATTTATACCTATGACATATCCACAAAATAGAGCAAATGAAGTTGGCAAACAATTTACGAAAGCTGGTTATGAGAGAGTTGTTAAGGATCTGGAAGCGGCAACTGGAGAGACTTTTTCCGAGGAAAAGCTTAAAAAATCAATTGAAATATACAATGCGCATAATGCCGCAATGAGGTGCATAAGTGATCTGCTAATAGATTACCCACAAATAACAGCTTCTGTGAGAAGTGACATATTTAAAAGTTCATATTTTATGACAAAAGAAGAACATACTGAATTGTTAAATGAATTAATAGAAGTGTTAAAGAAAAGTGATAATGTGGAAAACAAAAAGATAAAGATTGTTACTTCAGGAATACTCGCTGATAGTAAAAATTTATTAAAGATTTTGGATGATAATAATATGCAAATAGTTGCAGATGATGTAGCAGCAGAATCACGTCAGTATAGAGTTGATACTAAATCAATGCCGTCATCACTGGATGCATTAAGTGAAAAATTTTCTGAAATGGGCAACTGTTCTGTATTATACGATGTAGATAAAAAACGTGCTGATTACATTGTGCAACTAGTGAAACGTACAGGAGCTAAAGGGGTTCTCATATTTATGACTAAATTCTGTGATCCAGAAGAATTTGATTATGTGTTTGTAAAGAGGGCACTTGATGCAGCAGAAATTCCAAGTGCTTTGATAGAAGTTGATAGGCAGATGGTTAACTATGAACAAGCTAAGACAATAATTGAAACTTTTAAAGATATGCTTTCTTAA
- a CDS encoding 3-hydroxyacyl-CoA dehydrogenase family protein has translation MKNSIKNVTVFGPGMMGSGISQVFASCKDLNVTIFIREKFEYECMDKIKGNLKVMKDKGIVTEEEIEELLGRITLTEDMKEATKNADFVIECIPEDMELKQNLFKNLEDFCRKDTIFATNTSVMSITEIAEKAKLKSRIVGTHFWNPPYLIPLVEVVKSNYTSDEVMDKTIELLTKANKHPIRVNKDVPGFVANRLQHALWREAISIVENGIADAKTVDEAVKYSFGLRLPHLGPIENADMVGTDLTLSIHNYILKYLDRSTDSSPLLKKMVEAGELGFKSGKGFQEWTPEQVKESNESLREYLLKVLYNK, from the coding sequence ATGAAAAATTCGATTAAAAATGTTACGGTATTTGGCCCTGGAATGATGGGAAGTGGAATTTCTCAAGTATTTGCAAGTTGCAAAGATTTAAATGTAACTATTTTCATAAGAGAAAAATTTGAATATGAATGTATGGACAAAATAAAAGGCAATCTTAAAGTAATGAAGGACAAGGGTATTGTGACAGAAGAAGAAATTGAAGAGCTTTTGGGAAGAATTACTTTAACTGAAGATATGAAAGAAGCTACCAAGAATGCGGATTTTGTTATTGAATGTATTCCAGAGGATATGGAGTTAAAACAAAATTTGTTTAAAAATCTTGAAGATTTTTGTAGAAAAGATACTATATTTGCAACCAATACATCTGTAATGAGTATTACAGAGATCGCTGAAAAAGCTAAATTGAAATCCAGAATAGTTGGAACTCATTTTTGGAATCCACCATATTTGATTCCTCTAGTTGAGGTTGTTAAGTCAAATTATACTTCTGATGAAGTTATGGATAAAACTATAGAATTGCTTACAAAAGCAAATAAGCACCCAATAAGAGTTAATAAAGACGTGCCTGGTTTTGTTGCTAACAGATTACAACATGCTCTATGGAGGGAAGCAATATCAATAGTTGAAAATGGAATTGCTGATGCTAAAACGGTTGATGAGGCAGTTAAATATAGTTTTGGATTAAGATTACCTCATTTAGGACCTATAGAAAATGCAGATATGGTTGGAACAGATTTAACTTTATCGATACACAATTATATATTAAAGTATCTTGACAGATCCACTGATTCATCACCTCTTTTGAAGAAAATGGTTGAAGCAGGAGAATTGGGATTTAAGAGCGGCAAGGGATTTCAGGAATGGACTCCGGAACAAGTTAAAGAATCAAATGAAAGTTTAAGAGAGTATTTACTGAAAGTATTATATAATAAATAA
- a CDS encoding acyl-CoA dehydratase activase, which yields MYTLGIDIGSTTSKCIILKDGKNIIASSIVVAGTGTSGPKKVKEEVLKNADLTEEDIKYTVVTGYGRSTYGDADIELSELSCHALGVQHVFPDVRTIIDIGGQDAKVLSLNEKGRMVNFLMNDKCAAGTGRFLDVMAGILQLDINDLEVKAAEAKNTIKISSTCTVFAESEVISQLASGVEIPDLVAGICSSVASRVASLAKRIGIKEKVCMSGGVARNGGVRNALSKELGVEIFYSPSAQLMGALGAAIAAYNKVN from the coding sequence ATGTATACATTAGGTATTGATATAGGTTCAACAACATCAAAGTGCATAATCCTAAAAGATGGAAAAAATATAATTGCTTCTTCAATTGTTGTTGCTGGTACAGGAACAAGTGGGCCTAAAAAAGTAAAAGAAGAGGTATTAAAAAATGCAGATTTAACTGAAGAGGATATAAAATACACAGTGGTAACAGGCTATGGAAGATCTACATATGGTGACGCTGATATTGAACTTAGTGAATTAAGTTGTCATGCATTGGGAGTTCAGCATGTTTTTCCTGATGTCAGGACTATCATTGACATTGGTGGACAAGATGCAAAAGTATTGAGCCTTAATGAAAAAGGTAGAATGGTTAATTTTTTGATGAATGATAAATGTGCTGCAGGAACAGGTAGATTTTTAGATGTTATGGCTGGAATACTGCAGTTGGATATAAATGATTTGGAGGTTAAAGCGGCTGAGGCAAAAAATACGATAAAGATTTCTAGCACATGTACTGTATTTGCAGAATCAGAAGTAATATCTCAGCTTGCATCTGGAGTTGAAATACCCGATTTAGTTGCTGGAATTTGCAGTTCTGTTGCCAGCAGAGTTGCTTCTCTAGCTAAACGTATTGGAATAAAGGAAAAGGTTTGTATGAGTGGTGGTGTAGCTCGTAATGGTGGAGTTAGAAATGCATTGTCAAAGGAATTAGGAGTAGAAATTTTTTATTCCCCTTCTGCTCAATTAATGGGTGCACTTGGTGCAGCAATAGCTGCTTACAATAAAGTGAATTAG
- a CDS encoding ankyrin repeat domain-containing protein, which produces MDIFNKIFSSDYKSIYRSIEQGNLPNIREYLNSDKDIDSDFEIQSILHYAINNCENNYVDTIKLLIESDNVNINSHKSKFSETPLHRLCARANPYINLVELLLKKGADVNAVNISGKTPIFYCSFNYSCELLNLLVKFGADVNAKDKYGNTLLHDDYIDCLDETFEEFLKLLLKFNFDINSINNANFTPLDLCRNKKIENILVKYGAVYS; this is translated from the coding sequence TTGGATATATTCAATAAAATATTTAGTTCAGATTATAAATCAATTTATAGATCCATTGAGCAGGGCAATTTACCTAATATTCGAGAATATTTAAATTCTGATAAAGACATTGACTCAGACTTCGAAATTCAAAGCATACTTCATTATGCTATTAATAACTGTGAAAACAATTATGTAGATACAATTAAGCTTTTAATAGAAAGTGATAACGTAAATATAAATAGTCACAAGAGTAAATTTTCAGAAACGCCACTTCACAGGCTTTGCGCAAGGGCAAATCCTTATATTAATTTAGTAGAACTGCTTCTAAAAAAAGGTGCCGATGTTAATGCAGTTAATATATCTGGTAAAACTCCTATATTTTATTGCAGTTTTAATTATTCTTGTGAATTGTTAAACCTTCTTGTAAAGTTTGGAGCAGATGTAAATGCAAAAGATAAATATGGAAATACTCTTCTACATGATGACTATATTGATTGTTTAGATGAGACTTTTGAAGAATTTCTGAAACTTCTTTTGAAATTCAATTTTGATATAAATTCAATAAATAATGCGAATTTTACTCCTTTAGACCTCTGCAGGAACAAAAAAATTGAAAACATTTTAGTTAAATATGGAGCAGTGTATTCGTAA
- a CDS encoding 2-hydroxyacyl-CoA dehydratase subunit D, which translates to MGEEVKKKKRVIDPNSAAYKLNQIVVKHYKEVQEAKDRGEKIGWCASNFPQEIFQTLGVKVCYPENQAAAIAARGAGERLCSEAESEGYSNDICAYARISLAYMKLKDAPEQNMPQPDFLLCCNNICNCMIKWYENISRELNIPLILIDIPFNPDYKVSDAQVAYVKGQFLDAIKQLEKITGKKWNNEKFKEVMKISNRTSRAWLEATSYTKYKPSPLNGFDLLNHMAVAVCARGTIEAAEAFETLLEEYKKAVKDGTSTFRAEEKHRIMFEGIACWPHLRVTSKGLKSRGMNMVATIYADAFGLIYDDLDGLVRAYCGVPNAMCLELARDKRIAIAKKTDAKGLLVHTNRSCKLWSGFMYEMSRQIGEECDIPVTTFDGDQADPRNFSEAQYETRVQGLAEIMEANKGGK; encoded by the coding sequence ATGGGTGAAGAAGTTAAAAAGAAAAAAAGAGTAATAGATCCTAATTCAGCTGCTTATAAGCTGAATCAGATCGTTGTAAAACATTACAAAGAAGTTCAAGAGGCAAAGGACAGAGGAGAAAAGATTGGATGGTGTGCTAGTAATTTTCCTCAGGAAATTTTCCAAACATTAGGTGTAAAAGTATGTTACCCAGAGAATCAGGCAGCAGCAATTGCAGCCAGAGGTGCTGGTGAAAGATTATGTTCCGAAGCGGAATCTGAGGGATATTCTAATGATATATGTGCTTACGCAAGAATAAGTTTGGCATATATGAAATTAAAGGATGCACCAGAACAGAATATGCCACAGCCAGATTTTTTATTATGCTGTAATAATATCTGCAATTGTATGATTAAATGGTATGAAAATATTTCCAGGGAATTAAATATACCTTTAATTTTAATAGATATTCCATTTAACCCGGATTATAAGGTATCAGATGCTCAAGTTGCTTATGTAAAAGGTCAATTTTTGGATGCTATTAAGCAGTTAGAAAAAATTACAGGTAAGAAATGGAACAATGAAAAATTCAAAGAAGTTATGAAAATTTCAAACCGTACCTCTAGAGCATGGCTTGAAGCTACTAGCTATACAAAATATAAACCTTCACCATTAAATGGATTTGACTTACTAAATCATATGGCAGTAGCTGTATGTGCCAGAGGAACTATAGAGGCAGCAGAGGCATTTGAAACTTTATTAGAAGAATACAAAAAGGCAGTAAAAGACGGTACCAGTACATTCCGCGCAGAGGAAAAACACAGAATTATGTTTGAGGGAATTGCTTGTTGGCCTCACCTGCGTGTTACATCTAAGGGATTAAAGTCAAGAGGAATGAACATGGTAGCAACAATATATGCCGATGCATTTGGACTTATATATGATGATCTAGATGGTCTTGTAAGAGCATATTGTGGAGTTCCTAATGCTATGTGCCTTGAACTTGCTCGTGATAAAAGAATTGCTATAGCTAAAAAAACTGATGCTAAAGGATTATTAGTTCATACTAATAGATCTTGTAAGCTTTGGAGTGGATTTATGTATGAAATGAGCCGTCAAATAGGAGAGGAATGTGATATTCCTGTTACAACTTTTGATGGAGATCAAGCAGATCCTCGTAATTTTTCAGAAGCTCAGTACGAAACACGTGTACAAGGACTAGCTGAAATTATGGAAGCAAATAAGGGAGGTAAATAA
- a CDS encoding sulfite exporter TauE/SafE family protein, whose amino-acid sequence MQIVHLFNVFNLSLYQWLWIVLAAFFIGFSKTGISSFMMPSIPIIASIFGGKESTGIMLPMLILGDIFALYYYNRHAEWNNIRKPLPWTIVGLILGVVVGNYVNDSQFKIFIAISVLICLFILIYTERKGEDFKIPQSYILYALTGMLCGFTSMIGNASGPIFSVYLLAKGFKKNGFMGTTAWFFFIMNASKVPLQIIFWHNIHLKTIFFAVSMIPAIAVGALLGVLFIKKINEKLFHKIILVVTAIGAIKLLI is encoded by the coding sequence ATGCAAATAGTTCATTTATTCAATGTATTTAATTTATCTTTGTACCAGTGGTTATGGATTGTGTTAGCAGCATTTTTTATTGGATTTTCAAAAACTGGTATAAGTTCGTTTATGATGCCGTCTATACCTATTATAGCAAGTATATTCGGGGGAAAAGAATCTACAGGAATTATGCTCCCTATGCTTATATTAGGTGATATTTTTGCATTATATTATTATAATAGACATGCAGAGTGGAATAATATAAGGAAACCTTTACCTTGGACAATAGTTGGTTTAATATTAGGCGTTGTAGTCGGCAATTATGTTAATGATAGTCAGTTTAAGATATTTATAGCGATTTCTGTTTTAATATGTTTATTTATTTTAATTTATACCGAAAGAAAAGGGGAAGATTTTAAAATACCTCAAAGTTATATTCTTTATGCATTAACAGGTATGCTTTGTGGTTTTACATCTATGATTGGTAATGCATCGGGCCCAATTTTTAGTGTCTATTTATTAGCTAAGGGTTTTAAGAAAAATGGTTTTATGGGTACAACTGCATGGTTTTTCTTTATTATGAATGCATCTAAGGTTCCACTGCAAATCATATTCTGGCATAATATCCACCTAAAAACAATTTTTTTTGCAGTAAGTATGATACCTGCTATAGCAGTAGGAGCGCTGCTTGGGGTTTTATTCATCAAAAAAATTAATGAAAAGTTATTCCATAAGATTATTTTAGTTGTAACGGCGATAGGAGCAATAAAGCTATTAATATAA
- a CDS encoding sigma-54 interaction domain-containing protein gives MNKYLFKIDKILKSNLSDLKDLENIEVDATTFEILNFYKSKIGENCNKMNLRVFDAFDVGNAISDGMCLVDDKGIVIAINKGYTEITEIKEEEIVGRNIRELLDKEYFSEAVSFKVLKQKKKISALSTINKNNKKVLITGNPFLSENGEIIQILTVMRDLTEIIKLKNDLEKVEKTSKKYLNELEYFRNKYWEKENLVGEDDKMKDIKELIGHVAKTDATVLITGETGSGKEVVAKEIHDKSDRKGMPYIKVNCAAIPDTLIESELFGYEKGAFTGAQNKEKLGMFEIANGGTILLDEIGEMPLNLQSKFLRVLQEKEIMRLGGTKSIKIDVRVIASTNQNLKASIEKGKFREDLFYRLNVVPIKIPPLRERQKDISILSHLFLGKFNIKYGKSKSFEDTAVRTLQNYNWPGNVRELQNVIERLLVMDDQSYITCSSVQNVLGINNDSEVKIGADNLNLKSAINLLEKEMIGKALKKYGSTYKAAKVLGVTQPTVFRKAKALGIKLNNK, from the coding sequence ATGAATAAATATTTGTTTAAAATTGACAAAATCTTAAAATCTAATTTAAGTGATTTGAAAGATTTAGAAAATATAGAGGTAGATGCAACAACTTTTGAAATTTTGAATTTTTATAAGAGTAAGATAGGAGAAAATTGTAATAAAATGAACTTGCGTGTATTTGATGCATTTGATGTAGGGAATGCTATTTCTGATGGAATGTGTCTGGTAGATGATAAAGGTATTGTAATAGCAATAAACAAAGGATACACTGAAATAACCGAAATAAAAGAGGAAGAAATAGTTGGAAGAAATATACGTGAACTGCTGGATAAAGAATATTTTAGTGAGGCTGTATCTTTTAAAGTTTTAAAGCAGAAGAAAAAAATTAGTGCATTGTCAACAATAAATAAAAATAATAAAAAAGTGTTAATAACAGGGAATCCCTTTTTAAGTGAAAATGGAGAAATAATTCAAATATTAACTGTTATGCGGGATTTGACGGAGATAATAAAGCTTAAGAATGATCTTGAAAAAGTTGAAAAAACCAGTAAAAAGTATCTGAATGAATTAGAATATTTTAGAAATAAGTATTGGGAAAAGGAAAATTTGGTTGGAGAAGACGATAAAATGAAAGATATAAAGGAGCTTATAGGCCATGTTGCAAAAACTGACGCTACAGTTCTAATAACGGGCGAGACTGGAAGTGGAAAGGAAGTTGTTGCGAAGGAAATCCACGATAAAAGTGATAGGAAAGGTATGCCATATATAAAGGTAAATTGTGCGGCTATACCAGATACTTTAATAGAATCAGAATTATTTGGATATGAAAAGGGTGCATTTACAGGGGCTCAAAATAAAGAAAAATTAGGAATGTTTGAAATTGCCAATGGTGGAACCATACTACTAGATGAAATTGGAGAAATGCCTTTAAATCTGCAATCGAAATTTTTAAGAGTTCTTCAAGAAAAAGAAATAATGAGACTCGGAGGAACTAAAAGCATTAAGATAGATGTAAGGGTAATTGCTTCTACAAATCAGAATTTAAAGGCATCAATAGAAAAAGGTAAATTTAGAGAAGACCTATTTTATAGATTGAATGTTGTACCTATAAAAATACCTCCACTTAGAGAAAGGCAAAAAGACATATCTATTCTATCACATTTGTTTTTAGGAAAATTTAATATAAAATATGGTAAAAGTAAAAGCTTTGAAGATACTGCTGTTAGGACTTTGCAAAACTATAACTGGCCGGGCAATGTTAGAGAACTTCAAAATGTTATAGAAAGATTATTAGTCATGGATGATCAAAGTTATATAACTTGTAGTAGTGTGCAGAATGTACTGGGAATTAATAATGATAGTGAGGTAAAAATTGGGGCAGATAATTTAAATTTGAAATCAGCAATAAATTTGTTAGAAAAAGAGATGATAGGAAAAGCTTTAAAAAAGTATGGAAGTACATATAAAGCTGCAAAAGTTTTGGGTGTTACGCAGCCTACAGTTTTTAGAAAAGCAAAAGCACTTGGTATAAAACTTAATAATAAATAA
- a CDS encoding class I adenylate-forming enzyme family protein, with protein MELKNVTIGKILSDKIEKMPDKNAIEYENVFYTWRELYDISDRLAIEFLKYGIGYKSHVAIWSTNSPDWIVTYLSLARIGAISVLINPNYKENELIQILEYSDVEYVCYGKLAVCNDIVSCLKNKKIGKIKRYIPINMATDLKDDGTFSISLEDMEKLKKAELKVTPQSIASMIFTSGTTSLPKGVMLTHYQLVNISIEATEEMRWTEEDRMCIALPLFHCFGLSVGLLASLYKGFCIYLLSKFRTTCVLKCIDEYKITLLNGVPTMFLALLNNSGRKNYDLISLKSGIIAGCTVFKEDYLKIQKELKLEKLQQSYGQTEASPSITFNNYDDPIAIKSVSVGKVISNVDLKIVSTEDGHELKAYEDGEIIVKGFNVMKGYYRLPEQNSKKITKDGWLYTDDIGHVDDDGNLYITGRKQEIIIRSGENISPKEIEDVIIRYFDVDQVKVFGIQAPFVQEEIVACIIANCGKTIHIDNLKEYLKKYLADYKVPKYIYIFNKFPLNANGKIDVKKLKKEVQLRIG; from the coding sequence ATGGAATTAAAAAATGTGACAATAGGAAAAATTTTATCGGATAAAATTGAGAAAATGCCTGATAAGAATGCAATCGAATATGAAAATGTATTTTATACATGGAGGGAACTTTATGATATTTCTGATAGACTTGCAATTGAGTTCCTAAAATATGGAATTGGATATAAGAGTCATGTTGCTATATGGAGCACTAATTCTCCTGATTGGATAGTTACTTATCTATCATTGGCAAGGATAGGAGCTATTTCTGTATTAATTAATCCGAATTATAAGGAAAATGAGTTAATTCAAATTTTGGAATATTCAGATGTAGAATATGTATGTTATGGCAAACTTGCAGTTTGTAACGATATTGTCAGCTGCCTTAAAAATAAAAAGATAGGAAAGATAAAAAGGTACATACCTATAAATATGGCAACTGATTTAAAAGATGATGGCACATTTTCTATATCTCTAGAAGATATGGAAAAACTAAAAAAGGCTGAATTGAAAGTTACACCTCAAAGTATAGCAAGTATGATATTTACATCAGGAACAACATCTTTGCCAAAGGGAGTAATGCTCACCCACTATCAGCTTGTAAATATATCTATTGAAGCAACTGAAGAGATGAGGTGGACAGAGGAAGACAGAATGTGCATAGCACTTCCATTGTTCCATTGTTTTGGATTGAGTGTTGGCCTTCTTGCAAGTCTTTATAAGGGTTTTTGCATCTATTTATTATCTAAATTTAGAACTACATGTGTTTTGAAATGTATAGATGAATATAAAATAACTTTACTAAATGGTGTACCCACGATGTTTTTAGCTCTACTAAATAATTCCGGGAGAAAAAATTATGACTTGATTTCTTTGAAGTCAGGTATAATTGCTGGCTGTACAGTTTTTAAAGAAGATTACTTAAAAATACAGAAAGAATTAAAACTTGAAAAACTTCAGCAATCTTACGGTCAGACCGAGGCGTCTCCAAGTATAACTTTTAACAATTATGATGATCCAATTGCTATAAAGTCTGTTTCAGTTGGAAAAGTAATTTCTAATGTAGATCTCAAAATTGTAAGCACAGAGGATGGGCATGAGTTGAAAGCCTATGAAGATGGAGAAATTATTGTAAAGGGATTTAATGTTATGAAAGGCTATTATAGGCTTCCAGAGCAAAATAGCAAAAAGATTACTAAGGATGGCTGGCTTTATACAGATGATATTGGACATGTTGATGATGATGGAAATCTGTATATAACTGGCAGAAAACAGGAGATTATAATCCGCTCTGGTGAAAATATATCACCAAAGGAAATTGAAGATGTTATTATCAGATATTTTGACGTTGACCAGGTAAAAGTGTTTGGAATACAGGCACCTTTTGTGCAGGAAGAAATAGTTGCGTGCATTATTGCTAACTGTGGTAAGACAATACATATTGATAATTTGAAGGAATACTTAAAAAAATATTTGGCTGATTATAAGGTCCCAAAGTATATTTATATCTTCAATAAGTTTCCACTAAATGCTAATGGAAAAATAGATGTGAAAAAGCTAAAAAAAGAAGTTCAATTAAGAATAGGTTAG